Genomic segment of Pseudomonas sp. DY-1:
CTGGCAGCCCCCGCCCTCGGCGAGCCCTACCTGCTGACTCCCGGTCCGCTGACCACTTCCAAGGCCACCAAGGAAGCCATGCTGCGTGACTGGGGCTCGTGGGATGGCGCCTTTAACCTGGTAACCGCAGAAGTGCGCCAGGAACTGCTCTCCATGGCTGGCGTGCAGGACGACAGCTTCGCCTGCGTTCCCCTGCAGGGCAGCGGCAGCTTCTCGGTAGAAGCCGCCCTGGCCACTGCCATCCCCCGCGATGGCAAGTGCCTGATCCTGATGAACGGCGCCTACGGCCAGCGTGCCGCCAAGACCCTCGACTACCTCGGCCGCGCCTACATCACCCTGGACAAGGGTGACTACCTGCCGCCGCAACCGGATGAAGTCGACGCCCTGCTGCAGGCCAACCCGGACGTTACCAACGTCTTCCTGGTCCACTGCGAAACCAGCTCCGGCATCCTCAACCCGCTGCGCGAAGTCGCCGACGTGGTGAAGGCACACGGCAAGAGCCTGATCGTCGACGCCATGAGCTCCTTTGGCGCGGTGCCGCTGACCGTCAATGAAGTCGCCTTCGACGTGCTGGTGTCTTCCGCCAACAAATGCATCGAGGGCATCCCCGGCTTCGGCTTCGTGATCATCCGCCGCTCGGTGCTGGAAGCCGCCAAGGGCCGCGCCCATTCCCTCGCCCTGGATATCTATGAGCAATGGCTCTACATGGAGCGCACCGGCCAGTGGCGCTTCACCCCGCCGACCCACAGCGTGGTGGCCTTCCGCGCGGCGTTGGAACAGC
This window contains:
- a CDS encoding 2-aminoethylphosphonate--pyruvate transaminase, producing the protein MTKAEFPTNAQPLAAPALGEPYLLTPGPLTTSKATKEAMLRDWGSWDGAFNLVTAEVRQELLSMAGVQDDSFACVPLQGSGSFSVEAALATAIPRDGKCLILMNGAYGQRAAKTLDYLGRAYITLDKGDYLPPQPDEVDALLQANPDVTNVFLVHCETSSGILNPLREVADVVKAHGKSLIVDAMSSFGAVPLTVNEVAFDVLVSSANKCIEGIPGFGFVIIRRSVLEAAKGRAHSLALDIYEQWLYMERTGQWRFTPPTHSVVAFRAALEQHAAEGGVAGRLARYSRNRDVLVAGMREIGFKTLLDDQWLSPIITTFFSPEHPNFEFKRFYEELKARSFIIYPGKLTVAESFRIGCIGQIDEHIVRQLLRAIADTLEAMGVDMK